CATGCCGATGCGCAATTGGTTGCGGCCCAGCTTGCGGTACGGCTCGGTGTCCACGATGCCGTTCGCCCGCAGCACCTTCGCCACCGCGGCGGCGTCGACCTCGTCGGCGAAGTCGACGGTGCCGACCACCTGCGAGCGCAGGGCCGGATCGGTGACGAACGGCGTCGCGTACGACGACGCCTCGGCCCAGGAGTACAGCCGCGACGACGAATCCGCGGTGCGCTTGACGGCCCAGTCCAGCCCGCCGTTGCCCAGCAACCAGTCGATCTGCTCGGCCAGGAGCACGAGCGTCGCGATGGCCGGGGTGTTGTAGGTCTGGTTCTTGAGGCTGTTCTCGACCGCGATGGGCAGCGACAGGAAGTCCGGGACCCAGCGGCCCGAGGACTTGATGGCCTCGATGCGGGCCAGCGCGGCGGGGCTCATGACGGCCAGCCACAGGCCGCCGTCACCGGCGAAGTTCTTCTGCGGCGCGAAGTAGTACGCGTCGACGTCGGTGATGTTCACCGGCAGGCCGCCGGCTGCCGACGTGGCGTCGATGAGCACCAGCGCGTCGCCGGAGCCCTCGGGGCGCTGTACGGGCACCGCGACGCCGGTCGAGGTCTCGTTGTGCGCCCACGCGATGGCGTCGGCCGACGGGTCGGCCTGCGGCGACGGCGCGGTCCCTGGATCGGTCTTGACCACGATCGGCTCGTCGATGAACGGGTTCTTGGTGACGCATGAGGCGAACTTCGAGCTGAACTCGCCGTACGTCAGGTGCAGCGAGCGCTTCTCGATCAGGCCGAACGCGGCGGCGTCCCAGAACGCGGTCGAGCCGCCGTTGCCCAGGATCACCTCGTAGCCGTCGGGCACCGAGAACAGCTCGCGCAGCCCGTCG
This genomic window from Mycolicibacterium goodii contains:
- the serC gene encoding phosphoserine transaminase, with product MAELIIPAELKPRDGRFGCGPSKVRPEQLTALAAAGDLFGTSHRQAPVKNLVGRVRDGLRELFSVPDGYEVILGNGGSTAFWDAAAFGLIEKRSLHLTYGEFSSKFASCVTKNPFIDEPIVVKTDPGTAPSPQADPSADAIAWAHNETSTGVAVPVQRPEGSGDALVLIDATSAAGGLPVNITDVDAYYFAPQKNFAGDGGLWLAVMSPAALARIEAIKSSGRWVPDFLSLPIAVENSLKNQTYNTPAIATLVLLAEQIDWLLGNGGLDWAVKRTADSSSRLYSWAEASSYATPFVTDPALRSQVVGTVDFADEVDAAAVAKVLRANGIVDTEPYRKLGRNQLRIGMFPAVDPDDVSALTGCVDWVVEKL